The genomic region CGCAGCCGAGGTCACCGGATACACCGCTCACCCGACTGAATTACGATATGGACTCGAGTCGATCTCCCTTCGGAACGAGTAGCGTCGCGAACGAAGTCGTCGTCGAAACGCTCGAGAACGCCGACCTCGAGACGAGCTCGACGGTCTGACATCGGGGTCCCGGTCCCGTCGATTCTGGATGTCGCATTCGAGATCGACGCTGAGTACATCGTAAGCGGCGGCAGAAAGCGCTCATCGACCGGCAAGGCGCTGTTCGGGAGCACGACCCAGTCCGTCCTGTTCGAGGCCGATCGCCCGATTGTGACGGTCATGTCGGATGCCGAGGAGAGGGTTGATCCGCTACCTCGAGGCGATCACACTCGAATCGTCGGATGGTCGCCGCCAGCGGGACAGCGAGCTCGTCGCGGATCGCAGTCCTAATCGCGGCGTCGAGTCGGGCATCGTGAACTGATCGGTCGCCGAACGGGACGGTTTCGAGTAACTGGGAATTGGGTAGAAGTTGATAAGGATGTCCCCGAACGTGTTACCCGTCGCGCAACCCGCTGTGCGCGACAGACCGCGATCCAATCAGCCACCTACCAACACCCTACTGTGGCCCCCGACGATGAGCACCCCTCTCCCACCGTCGGCCCTGTCGCTTTGCTCCTCGAGGTATCACGTCACCAGTCCGTCGCCGATCGCTTCTACGCCGTCCTCTGTAATCGCACGATAGTTCACCCGACTATGGGAATGTCGTTGGCTTGTAACATCTTCCGGGTGTCGCGGTCCCACATTTCCATCCTGCAATCGTCAGTTTGGCGCTATTCGAATTGTATAGAAACGAATATGAATTACGTTCTATCGGAGAATATATACATCCAGAATCAACTCGATCTTCGCTGCTTTCACCGCCATCGGAATCCGTCTTGATGACGTATCGGCGAGCGATATCGCGAAGTATCGACGGTGTATACGACTCATCGAGAAATCCGTACAGGCACGTTCTATGAGGACACTCATCACCGAACTGAGTCGGTTTGATGATTCTCTCGACTTTTCTATCCGGTTACCATGTACCGCGATGATGTGGAACCCGAATCAGTAACTCACCGACCGAAACGTAATTTGGCGATCCGCCAGCACCGATTGTAGACTGTTCCTTCGAAGCCACTACGAGTTGCAATCAAATTACGAGTATCGACTACCTCTCGAGTTGTAGAGTACTATTCGAAAGTGATTGGTGTGGATACGTTGGTCTTTCGTTATACCAACTCGAGTGTTGGATCTCACACGATTCTCGAGAGCAGTAATACTTTTTTACCCGTCGGTATAACGTGATTACACGGGTAACTAGCACAGAGAAACACTAATCCGACCGGCTCGTCTTGACACATACTCGCTGTACAGCCATACAGTTGTAAATGAAAGATGTACCATTTGGTCAAAATCGGTTCGAAATCGTCTGGATTCCGTGCCATCGACTCCCTATAACTGTCGATGTGAGTCGATCGAGCGCGAGGATGTTCGGTCTCAGGAAGGACGAGAACCCACGAACGAGATCACAGAAGATCCGTCGAAAGAGTGTCCGACGGATGCTCAGAAGACGAACGGGCCTTGCTGGCGAATCGGCTCCTCGTGAGGCAGGCCGGAGACGGCGACGAGACGGAACGGGTCGTCGCTGTCGTTCTCGACGACGACGTCTCGGGTGTCCGTGACGGGGAGAACGTCGCCCTCATCGAAGTCATTTCCGTCGGCGGACCCCGCTCCGGAGACACCGTAGAGAAAGCCGGACCAGCCGTCGGGCAGCGTCCACGTCCACGTATCGGCGACGTGGACATCTAGGTACTCCATCTCCGTGTGGAGATCGATCGGCGAGCCGTCGCCGACGACGGTGGTCACGGTCGCGCCGTCGAACTCTGCGGTGGGGAGTTCCGCCGCCGACGCGTCGACGTAGTCCGGGTCCGCTTCCTTGTCGTCGCGCGGGAGGTTCACCCAGAGTTGAAGGCCGTTACAGGCCGCGCCGTCAGCGGGAAACTCGGAGTGTTGGATCCCGCTGCCGGTCGTGATACGCATGGCATCGTTCTCGTAGGCGGTGTGCTCGACGCCCAGCGAATCCTCGTGGTCCATCCCGCCCTCGATCATGTACGAGACGATCTCGAAGCCCTTGTGGGCGTGCATCGGGAAGCCTTTATCCGGATCGATATAGAAGCGCTCGAACAGAACGAACGGGTCGAGGTTCGACGGATAGTCGTTCGTCGGGAACGCGCGGTTCGAGTTGACGCCCGTCCCGTGTCGGACGAGTTGGCCCGGAATCGGTTCGTCACGACTCTGCCCGGTCTCATCTGTTGTCATATGCGATCCGAGGCTCTCACTCCTGATAAGCATCTCGTATGCGGAATCTTGATCCCGTCACTGACGAGACAGTGTCTCGTCCGCATCGGTCCACACAAGGTGTACTTAGCCTGCAACGGGCGATACGGAATACCAGTCCGATTACTTGAACACGATACAGAGAACGTTCATATTCGCGGCGTGTGTTGCCCTACTTGGAAACATGAGCGACTACGAACTACCGCCGCTGCCGTACGACTACGACGCGCTCGAGCCGGCACTGTCCGAACAGGTACTGACCTGGCATCACGACACGCACCATCAGGGCTACGTCAACGGCTGGAACGCAGCCGAAGAGACGCTCGAGGAGAACCGTGAGGAAGGCGACTTTTCCTCCTCCGCGGGCGCGCTCCGCAACGTTACCCACAACGGCTCCGGACACGTTCTTCACACCCTCTTCTGGGAGTCCATGAGCCCCGAGGGCGGCGACGAGCCCGAGGGCGACCTCGCCGACCGCATCGCGGAGGACTTCGGCTCCTACGAGGCCTGGAAGGGCGAATTCGAGGCCGCCGCGTCCGCCGCTGGCGGCTGGGCGCTGCTCGTCTACGACAGCCACAGCGAGCAACTGCGAAACGTCGTCGTTGACAAGCACGACCAAGGTGCGCTCTGGGGGAGCCACCCGATTCTGGCGCTGGACGTCTGGGAACACTCCTACTACCACGATTACGGGCCGGCCCGCGGCGACTTCGTCGAGAGCTTCTTCGATGTCGTCGACTGGGAGGAACCCTCGAGCCGCTACCAAGCGGCCGTCGAACGCTTCGAATAAGCGGCCACGCGCGACGATCGCGCGATTCTCGGCCCGCTGAGGCCCCATCAGGGCATTGATGGGTGCCGTGGGTTTGTCGTCCGCTGGTCGACTGCGGACGTTTCTGTAACCGAGTACAGTCGAGTCGGAGAGTTGTCTCCCCGTCCATACGCCCTATACGCCCGCTCGAGGACCGACCCCCGATGAGCGCGCTATTCGGGGAGCTGCTCGACGACGGCGGTGTCGACGACGGAGACGGAATCGTCGAGGAGGACCTGCAGTTCGTCGTCCCCGCAGGGGATGGTCACCCGGACGCGCAGCGGATCCGTTTCGGTGACCGTCGTCCGCCGATCGCTCACGCACCAGTCGAAGTGCCAGAAGGGTTCGGTGTTTACGTCGACGCCGCGCTCGGAGTGGAAGACGAGGACCTCGGCGTTGTCGAGGAGAGTGACGCCGACCGTTGACTGGAGCCGATAGCTACAGCGCTGGCAGACGTGCTCGACGGCCACATCGAGGTCCGCATCGTCGGGATCGCGGACGAGGTCGGTCTCGACCGGGCCGGTACACTCGGGGCAGACGCCGTCGGCGGCGAGACAGTAGTGGTGGCGGACGTAGTGGTGGAACGCTTGGAGGAGGTCGTCCGTCGTGCGATCGTCGAGTCCGCCCGAGGGGAAGGGATAGCTCACTTGGATGGTACCGCAGTCGGTACAGCCGATGGTGAGGGTGTCGTCGACGTACCAGCCGTGCAGGGGGCCGTCGCAGGCGTAACAGGAACCGGTGGCGGGGAAGAAGCCCAGTTGGGCCCGCTCGGTGAGCGTTCCGGTGAAGATGGAGCTGACGACTTTCCGCCCGGGATAGCGGAACGCGTAGCCGTCGTCGCTTTGCTTGATAAAGTGGCCGGTAAGCTTCTGGAGATGGTAGTTGAAGTTCGCGCTGTCCGCGATGTCCACCCGCTCGAAGAGTTCCGTGAAGCGGACGGGAGCGTCGTCGGCACCGAGCTCGAGGAGCGCACGGAGGATCTCGACGCGCGTGTCGTTCCCGAGGACGGCGAAGACGTCCGCGGGGACCATCTCTGACTCCGTCCGGGCGACCGGTTTGACGCCGCCGTCGCGGTCGATATCCCCCTCTGCCCCCGTCCCGGCGTCGGCGGTTCGATCGAACTGGCTCATGAATGCGAGTTCGTTGACCGACCGGTAAAGGATATCGGAACGCGTTCCGTGCCCCGGCGGGATCGGTCGTCCGGAACGCTCTCTCAGAGCGTCGACTCGAGTGCAGTCCCGGTGCGCTAATAAGGCGCTCGCTCGTACCGGCCGGTATGCCCTCGACGCACGAATCGGACTCGTCTCTCGAGACTCGAGAGGCGATCATGGAGGCGACGTTCCGAGCCCTCAGTAAGCATGGGTCGACGGACCTGCGCGTGCGGGATATCGGGGCGGAGTTCGATAAGAGCCGCACGCTCATCCACTACCACTTCGACGGGAAGCACGACCTCATCTCCTCGTTTCTCGAGTACCTCGTCGAGCAGTACGAGGACCAACCCGACGTGGACGAAACGGCGGATCCGTGGGAGGCGTTGCACGTTCGTATCGAACAGTGTCTCTTCGGGCCCGACCTCGGCGCGGAGTTCGACCACTGGGAGCGCATGAAAGTCTACCACGAACTCTTCTCGCAGGCCCAGCACAACGACCGCCATCGCGAGGCGTTCAACGAACATTACGACGAAATCCGGGAGAACATCGCGCGGGTGCTTCGCATCGGCATCGAGCAGGGCGAATTTCGCGAGGTCGATGTCGCGGACATGGCACAACTCATCACGGACGTCATCCACGCCGCACGGGCCAGAAAAATCTCTCTCGGCCACGACGACGCCCCGGAACAGGCACTGCGTGCGGTCGACGAGTTCGTTCTCCCCGCGCTTCGCCCGCAGCCCGCTCGAGACGACTGAGCGCGATCCTGCCCATCGCTTCGGCCGTCGGTCTCAGCCCACTCGTTGCGAACGACTCGCTATCTGCTCGCTGTGAAGCGGCACGGATTTCTCCGTTCCTGCTCCTTTTACGCGATTAGACCATTTGGTAAAACACGATGCCAGACGAGATACTACTCGACGGTACGTGGGACGAACTGTACATCGACGGCGACTGGACCTCGAGCGAGAGCGGTGAAACGATCGCCGTAGCGGACCCGTCGACCCGCGACGTGATCACCGAGGTCGCCGCCGCGACCGAAGCGGATGTCGACGCCGCATACGAGGCCGCGGCCGAGGCACAAACGGAGTGGGCGGACCAACCGCCCGCGCGTCGGCAGGACGTTATCGAACAGTTTCAGCAGGCGATCCGCACTCACCGGGACGAAATCATCGACCTACTGGCGGCCGAAGTCGGCGGCTCGCGTATCATGGGCGAGACGTCGATCCAGATCGCGTCCGATCACGCGAGCGAGGCCGCGACGCTCCCGCGCCGGATGAAAGGCGAACACGCCGCCTCTAACATCCCCGGGAAGGAAAACCTCGTCCAGCGCGAGGCCAAGGGCGTCGTCACGGTCATTTCGCCGTGGAACTTCCCGCTGAACCTCTCGATGCGGGCCGTCGCACCCGCCATCGCCGCCGGGAACAGCGTCGTCCTCAAACCCTCGACGAACTCCCCCATCACCGGCGGTCTCCTCTTCGCCAAACTCCTCGAGGAGACCGACCTCCCCGACGGCGTGTTAAACGTCGTTACGGGTCGCGGCTCCGACATCGGCGACCGGGTCGCCGGCCATCCCGAGAGCGACGTGGTCGCCTTTACCGGTTCGACCGAAGTCGGCCAGCACGTCGCCAGCCTCGCCGGGGAGAACCTCGCCGTCCCCGCGATGGAACTCGGCGGCAACAACGCTCACGTCGTCACCGCCGACGCCGACCTCGACCGCGCCATCGACGGTGCGACGTTCGGTTCGTTCGTCCATCAGGGGCAGGTCTGTATCAGTATCAATCGCCATATCGTCCACGAGGACATCTACGACGAGTACGTCGAGCGCCTGACCGAGCGTGCAGCGTCGCTCCCGGTCGGCAGCGCACACGACGAGGACACGGTCGTCGGCCCCATCATCGACGAGGGCCAGCGCGACGAGATGCTCGGCTACGTCGAGGAGACCGTTGACGCGGGGGCAACCCTCGAGACCGGCGGCAAAACCGTTCCTCTCGACGGCGTCGATGACTCGCTGGTCGTCGCGCCGACCGTCCTCTCCGACGTCACGAACGATATGGCCGCCGCGTGTAACGAGCACTTCGGTCCGATCGCCCCGGTCATCCCGTTCTCGGATGTCGACGAGGCCGTCGCCCTCGCGAACGATACGGAATTCGGCCTCTCTGGCGCGGTCCACGCCGGCGACCTCGAGGTCGCGAAGGATATCGCCGATCGGATGGAAACGGGGAACGTCCACATCAACGACCAGCCGATCAACGACGAGGCGCACGTCCCCTTCAGCGGAATCGGAGCCTCCGGCATGGGAACGTACAACAGCGACGCGTTCCTCCACGAAATAACCGAGACGAAGTGGATCTCCATCCAGCACGACGCTCGAGACTACCCGTTCTGATCCCGTTCTGATCGACGGCTGACGACCGCGGTGTCTCCGCGGGTCAGTCGTCGCGCTCGGCCGCGAGACTCTCTTTCAGCGTCAAACGAATTCCTCCCGCGATTGCAACCGATCAGTACCCGGTCCCGAGGTAGGTATGCACCGCGTTCGCCTCCTCGAGTTCGTCGGCGAAGGCGATCGCGAAGTCTTCCATCGTGATGTAGCTGTCTCCCTCTTCGTCGGCGACGAGTTCTCCCGCGGCGGTTCGATACTCCCCGGTTCGCTCGCCGGGCTCGATCATCGCGGCCGGCGCGAGATAGGTCCACTCGAGGTCGTCGGCGTCGCTGAGAATTTCGAAGGCGTCGATCGCGGCTCGCGCGACCGGTTCCCACTCGTCGGGGAACTCCTCGCTCTCGATGAGTCGCGTCTCGGGGCCGACATGGAGCCCACCGGCACCGCCGGTCCAGACGAGTCGGTCGACCGACGCGCGTCGCAGTCCCTCGATGGCCGATTCCATCATCTCCGTGAGGATTTCGGGGGACTTGTCGTCGCTCGGCCCCAGCGCGGACGCCACCGCGTCGTGACCGGTCGCGAGTTTCGCGATATCGTCGGAATCGGTCGCGTCGCCGGAAATCGCGACCAGATCGGGGTCGTCGAGCTCGAGAGCCCCGCTGCGCGAGACGCCGGTCACTCGGTGTCCCCGGTCGAGTAACTCGTCCGCGATTCGGTTACCGATGCGTCCGCTCGCGCCTAGCAGTAAGACGTCCATGGATTCGCTCATCGCGTGGTAGTAGCACCGATCGCACAATAGCCCTTTCCCAACCAGATTCCCTTGCGGGTTTCGGCGGGACGAGACTCGAGAAAGAGGGGTGTGAATCGATCGAATCCGCTCGGCTATCGCCGCCAGTACGCGGCCGCCATTACTTTCGACTCGCTCGCCGGAAGAAGGCGATCGCGGCACCAAGCAGCGTCAGGTTCTGGAGGAACGAGGTGAGTTCCTCGTCGCGCGATTCCGAATCGACGGCCCAGAAGTCGTGCATGACCGGCGTGACTCCCGCGAAGAACGTCGCGATGCTTGCCGCGGAGAGCTTCGGCGATTTCCAGAAGCCGATACCGATGCTCCCGCCGAGCAGGAGTCCGCTCGAGGCCGGGACGAGCGTCTCGGCGAACGGAACGCCCTTGGCGTCCGCGTAGGCGATGCGCCCGTCGAGATTCGTCAGGTTGCGAACCGCAAGTAGTGCGAGCCCACCCGCAAAGAGGAGTCGGCCGAACTGAGACGGCGTGCTATCGTCCGTCGTTTCAGACATCACTGGATTCGATGGATCCCGCAGAGTTAACTCTTCTTTTCTCGAGTCGACTGTAGTGATTTCGATTGCCAAGAAATGTTCACTATCCCGGAAATATATGCCGCGTTCCCCGGTCCACTGGGAACCATACCCAACGGCGAGACCGGTGTCGATGATACCGAGCCGTTGGACCCCCGATTCGGAGCGGAATCGGAGGGATGGGGATTCCGTCGATTATCGGAGCCCGCTTTCCCGGAGGATCCGCCGGCCCGACTCCATGAGTCGGTCGCGGTGCTTCCTCGCCGTCTCGTTGTACAGGTCGCCGTCCAGTTTGACGATTTCGCCGTCGACGAGCACGGTATCGACGTTCGCGACGCCCGCTTGGAAGACGACCGTCTCGACCGGATCGTGGACCGGCGACGTGTTGATATCGTCCGTCCGAATCAGCGTGATGTCCGCCCGCTTGCCCGGCGTCAGCGAGCCGATCTCGTCCTCGAGGCCGAGCGCTCGGGCCCCGTCGATCGTCGCGAGCTCGAGTGCGCGTTCGGCGGGCAGCGAGACTGTCTCGATCTGTTCGTTTCGCTCGACAGCCGGCTGGTTGTCGAGTGCTCGTTGGACCTGTAGTGCCATCCGCGTCTGGGTGAACAGATCGCCGCTCACGTTCGAAACGATGTCGACACCGACCGACGGAATCCCGCCGCCATCGATGGTCTCTCGGAGCGCCGGCATCCCCATGCCCATCTGCATCTCGACCTCGGGAGTGGTCGACACCGACCCGCCGGAGTCGCCGATGAGGTCGAATTCGTCTTCGGTGAGGCGGTTCGCGTGGACGTAATTGAGGTCGTCGCCGAGGAGTCCGAGTTCGTCGAGCGTTTCCACGCCGCCCGGGCCGAGCGACCCAATGTGCATCGAGGCCGGAATCCCGAGTTCGCGAGCGAGTTCGATATCCTGCGTGACGACTTCGTCCGTCGAGTAGTCTGGGCCGCGGATCCCCATCGCCAGCGTGAGTCGCTCGTCGTCGGTGGGGAACCGTTCGCGGTGCAGTCGACGGATATCGTCCGGGTGGGGTTCCGTGCTGTTCTCCCACCACGTCGCGCTGTCGTCGCCCGGCGGGCCGTGTGCGAACACCGCCCGGATACCGGCGTCCTCGAGGCCGTCTATCGCGCGGTTGGTGTGACCCGGCGAGTTCGCGATGTGGAACCAATCCAGGATCGTCGTCGTCCCGGCGTTGAGTTGCTCGACGGCACCGAAGAGGTTGCCCAGATACGCGTCGACGGGCCGGTAGTGACTGCTGATTTCGCCGAGCATCGTGTCCAGGTACTCGGAGAACGACCAGTCTCCCGCCACGCCCCGAACACCCGCTTGCCACGTGTGGAGATGGGAATTGACGAATCCCGGAATGACGATCGCGTCGCTGGCGTCGATGACGTGGGCGTCCGTCTCGTCGACAGACCGGTCGATTCGCTCGATCGTTCCATCCTCGACGAGAACGTCGCTATCGCGGCGGACGCCGATATCCGAATCGACGGGGACGACCGTCCCGTCTTTGATCACGATTCGACCGTTTGAGTCGCCGTCCGAATCGGCGGTCCCCGATCTATCGGCCGCTTCGGCACTCCCGAGCGAAGCGAACGACAGTGCCGTCGCACTGCCGAGTTTGAGGTAGTTTCGCCTCGATACGTCGGGGCCGTCAGCGTCGCTCGTTCGTCTCATGGAATCTGCGAATCATCGTTCAGGGCGGGACGGAATAGGATTTGATTCGGAACATACCAACACCCCTCGCCGATCGTTCATATCACGCTCCGCAAACAGCGAAGACCGGGTTCCGTCACTCGTCGCCCGCGATCCCTGCGGATTCCGACCGATCTGGCGGCTCGTTCGAGAGGAATGTCGTCGCGAGCCACGCTTCGGCGCGTGTCACGCGGTACTGGAGCGTCGAAATCGGAATCCCTTCGGCGTCGGCGATCTCCTGTAATGAGCACCGGCGGGGCGTCTCGTAGTAGCCGTATTCGACGGCCAACTCGAGCGCTTCACGCTGTGCATACGGCAGATCGGCACCGGATGCGCGGCCGGTCTGCCACGTGGGCGATTGCTCGAGTCGCTCGAACTCAAGCGTGAGCCCCTCGCGAAGGTGTTCCTCGAGGGCGTCGTAAATCGGACTCAGAGACACCTCGTCGTCCGTGAGGAGCCGCCATCTGTACTCGTTTCCGTCCTGTTCGGCTCGGCACAACATGCCGTCCCCGAGGTAGTCGGCCGCGAGATACGGAATCGATCGGCACCCGTTACCTTCGGACTGTCGAGAATAGATGAGCCGGCTCGTCGGCTCTCGAGCAAGCACTTCGTACGTCAAGTCGAGCTGACAGCCGCCCATTCCTTGGAGATTGGTACATCGTTCCAGTTTCTCGAGCCGTCGATCGTACGCCTCGAGGGCTTCTCGCGGCCCCGTCACTTCGTCTACTCTCCACATGGTATCAGTAGTTGCCTGACACGAAAGCGTTCGGGAGTAGAGTCCGGACTGATCGATGAAGACGTCCATCATGTTATCCGCTCCCCGCTCGTAGGAGACGGTAAAAGCGAACTCCTGCATGGTCGGTCCTTCGGGCGGTATTCCCATGAAGCCCGTGGTAGATTTGCTCGGACGACGTGTGCTGGCGTTCCATCGTCGAGGGTGAAAGTAGATGCCTTCGGGGGTTGGCTCCTCCTCGAACACGTTGAGGGCCGCCCGGTAAGACACCTGCTCGAGATCGTAGTAGATCTTCAGAACTCGCTTCCAAATATCATGAGGAACTAGCCGACGTTCCCCGTGACTGCAATCGGCAGCATCTGGTTAACGCGGTAGGTATTCGACACCACCTTGCAAAACTATCTATTTTGAATACTGTATACTAATCGTAGAAGTCTGGTGTCGAACGCAGTCGAAAGGCCGTTCACGATTGGGTTCACAAGTGCGATCTACAGCCAGCTGTTGACGAGAATCCGACCCACGTTCGCTTGACGAGACGGTGATTCAACTCGACGAACACCGCTATTGGCTGTCTACTGCGGTTGATCCGCAAACGAACAAGACCGCCATATAACGTTGTATCCAACGATTCTGACCGCATTCAGGGCGATTTCTGCAGGAAACTCCGGAGAAATACGAACTTGCTGATGCTGTGTTTCTCGTCGATGGAGCAAAACGTTTCCAGATCAAACTATTTTAGTCACGCATAACCGTCAAAGCTGAATCGTGGCTCCAAGCCTTCGCTGGCTGGCAGAACGCTACAAACGATACACGACCCTGCTCGCCTCCCCAAGATTCTTTTAAATAGTGTCTATTGGAGTACCTGAAGACGGTCTCAGATCGTGACCCGTACTTCGAGCGGACAGTTGCGGTGTTGTTACAGAAGGTACAGGCGAAAGCCCACGGCTTTAGCCGTGGGATGAAGCCGTCACTGCTGAATCAAACCACGCTACAGTAGCAGTCTGGATATTCTCCCGTTCTGAGCCACCAACTTTTACAAGGATTCAACACTATATTACACGTGTAATGGTCGAGGTGAGTGTGGAAACCACGTTCCGCAATCCTAGTCGCTCTCGACGCCGAGAGTGGCAACAAGCTACCCTCATCCTCCGCGAGTGCAAGCAATGGCTCGTAGACGGATGGGAGGACGGCACGCTCATCTCGTCCGTAACGACTGGCGATATCGACAATCCACTCTACTCAGCACTCCAAAACCAAGCCATCCGCAATGCGAAGAACGACTACAATGACGAACCCGTCGAGTACACGGGCGAACAACCCATCGAAGTCAACAACCAGAACTGGGAAATCCATACAACAGAGAACGATTCTGTTGTCATCGGATTCCCGTGTATTTCTGATTGGTGGTACACACCAATCCACGTCCACGACAGCATCGAAGAACCCGTCCAAGCCCTACTCGATGGGAATGCTGAGAAAACGAAACTCAGCGTCTGGCGCGAAGGTGACAATTGGCACTGCTCGTTCACCGTTGAATACGACGAAGAACACGCAGGCGAGGAAACACCTATCGGTGTTGACGTTGGCCACAACTACATCCTCGCTGCAACGCCAGACGATGCGAGTGCTGAGTCGTTCCTTGTGAGTGGGAAGAAATACAAGTTCGTGCGACGGTACTACCGTTCCCTTCGTGATTCGCTACAGGAAGCGGGTGCGCTTCGCGCACGCAACCACGTTGGTAACAAGGAGTACCGCCGTATCGAAGACGCTAACCACACCCTCTCAAAACGACTTGTCGAGTACGCCAGTCAATTCGAGAATCCCGTCATCAAACTCGAAAATCTCGAAGGTATTCGTGACGGTAGTGAGTGGGGTGGTGTCCACTCGTGGCCGTTCTACGAACTCCAGCAGTTCATCACGTATAAGGCTGAAAAGGAAGGGATTCGTGTCGAGAAAGTTGACCCTGAAAACACGAGTCAGGAGTGTAGCCAGTGTGGTGAACTCGTAGGTCGTAACGGGAGTGAGTTCGAGTGTTCGCATTGCGGATACGTACGGCACGCGGATTTGAACGCTGCGGAGAACATTAGCAATCGAGAGGGTGAATCATGCACGGCGTAACACTTGCGGTGACGCGAACCGTGCGGCCCAGCACGTTGAAGAACGTGCCGACAGCATTGCTGTCGCCTGCCACGTGCAGGTGGGAAGGCTCGTTTGACCGAGCTACACGCGCTGCAAAGCACGCTCGTGGTAATAATCGAGCGGTGACCATTGAAAGCGTCACGCGAAAGCGTATTTGAACGCTGAGGAAACGCGCAACCTTAATATCCCCATCGGGGAATCCCACCCGTTCACGGGTGGGTGGAGGTCAATCGAGTATCACGTCGGTGTACTCGAAGGCCGCGATATCGACCAGCCCGTTGGTTGTCAATCGAAGTTCCGGGATGACCTCGAGTGCGAGGAAGGTCAACGTGTGAACGCCGCCCTCATGGTCGAGACCCAGTGCCCGTGCCTGTGACTGGACTGTCTCGAACTGTTCGGTAACTACCGCCAGCGGTTCGTCAGACATGAGGCCGCCGACGGGGAGCTCGAGCGTCTCGATCGTATCGGTCGTTGGATCGTAGGCCGCCACGCCGCCGCCGACTTCGCCGAGATGGTTTGCGACGGCGGCCATCGGGTCGAAGGCCGCGCCTACCACGAGACAGTTGTGTGCGTCGTGCGCGACGGTTACACCGACGGCACCGCGGTCGAGGCCGAGCCCGTGGACGAAGCCGTTGCCAATGTTGCCCGACCCGCCGTGGCGTTCGATGACCGATATCGCGGCCACATCCGCTGTCGGGTCCGGAACGACGATGTCAGTGCCGTCGCGGGACTCGACTGGGAGGGCCTGTTCCGTACGCTTGGTCTGGATCCGCCCCACAGCATCGATCACCTGCACACGGGCAGGGCCGGAGCCGGCGTATTCAAGTGCCAGTTCTGCCGGCTCAACACGGTCGAACGCGACGGTGTCGGTTTCCACAGCAGTCTCCGGCGGCGCTTCGAGAGACGGATCGACGACGCCGTCGACGACCACGTGTTCAACGTCCCACGCCGCGAGGTCGTCGAGGAGCGCCAGATCGGCCGGTGCGCCGGGTGCGACGCGACCGAACGGAACACCGTAGCTCTCCGCAGTGTTGATCGTTGCAAGTTGAATCGCTTCGACCGGATCGATCCCATCTTCGATCGCTCGTCTGACGGCGAAGTCGACGCTTCCCAACTCCATCAGTTCGCTTACGTCGCGGTCGTCGCTACACAGCGAGAGTCGACGGCTGTCGACATCCGAGCGGTTTACGAGCCCGATCAGTCGGTCGAGGTTCTTGCTAC from Natrinema versiforme harbors:
- a CDS encoding pirin family protein; protein product: MTTDETGQSRDEPIPGQLVRHGTGVNSNRAFPTNDYPSNLDPFVLFERFYIDPDKGFPMHAHKGFEIVSYMIEGGMDHEDSLGVEHTAYENDAMRITTGSGIQHSEFPADGAACNGLQLWVNLPRDDKEADPDYVDASAAELPTAEFDGATVTTVVGDGSPIDLHTEMEYLDVHVADTWTWTLPDGWSGFLYGVSGAGSADGNDFDEGDVLPVTDTRDVVVENDSDDPFRLVAVSGLPHEEPIRQQGPFVF
- the sod gene encoding superoxide dismutase — protein: MSDYELPPLPYDYDALEPALSEQVLTWHHDTHHQGYVNGWNAAEETLEENREEGDFSSSAGALRNVTHNGSGHVLHTLFWESMSPEGGDEPEGDLADRIAEDFGSYEAWKGEFEAAASAAGGWALLVYDSHSEQLRNVVVDKHDQGALWGSHPILALDVWEHSYYHDYGPARGDFVESFFDVVDWEEPSSRYQAAVERFE
- a CDS encoding DoxX family protein — encoded protein: MSETTDDSTPSQFGRLLFAGGLALLAVRNLTNLDGRIAYADAKGVPFAETLVPASSGLLLGGSIGIGFWKSPKLSAASIATFFAGVTPVMHDFWAVDSESRDEELTSFLQNLTLLGAAIAFFRRASRK
- a CDS encoding helix-turn-helix domain-containing protein → MSQFDRTADAGTGAEGDIDRDGGVKPVARTESEMVPADVFAVLGNDTRVEILRALLELGADDAPVRFTELFERVDIADSANFNYHLQKLTGHFIKQSDDGYAFRYPGRKVVSSIFTGTLTERAQLGFFPATGSCYACDGPLHGWYVDDTLTIGCTDCGTIQVSYPFPSGGLDDRTTDDLLQAFHHYVRHHYCLAADGVCPECTGPVETDLVRDPDDADLDVAVEHVCQRCSYRLQSTVGVTLLDNAEVLVFHSERGVDVNTEPFWHFDWCVSDRRTTVTETDPLRVRVTIPCGDDELQVLLDDSVSVVDTAVVEQLPE
- a CDS encoding aldehyde dehydrogenase family protein; translation: MPDEILLDGTWDELYIDGDWTSSESGETIAVADPSTRDVITEVAAATEADVDAAYEAAAEAQTEWADQPPARRQDVIEQFQQAIRTHRDEIIDLLAAEVGGSRIMGETSIQIASDHASEAATLPRRMKGEHAASNIPGKENLVQREAKGVVTVISPWNFPLNLSMRAVAPAIAAGNSVVLKPSTNSPITGGLLFAKLLEETDLPDGVLNVVTGRGSDIGDRVAGHPESDVVAFTGSTEVGQHVASLAGENLAVPAMELGGNNAHVVTADADLDRAIDGATFGSFVHQGQVCISINRHIVHEDIYDEYVERLTERAASLPVGSAHDEDTVVGPIIDEGQRDEMLGYVEETVDAGATLETGGKTVPLDGVDDSLVVAPTVLSDVTNDMAAACNEHFGPIAPVIPFSDVDEAVALANDTEFGLSGAVHAGDLEVAKDIADRMETGNVHINDQPINDEAHVPFSGIGASGMGTYNSDAFLHEITETKWISIQHDARDYPF
- a CDS encoding NAD(P)-dependent oxidoreductase; amino-acid sequence: MDVLLLGASGRIGNRIADELLDRGHRVTGVSRSGALELDDPDLVAISGDATDSDDIAKLATGHDAVASALGPSDDKSPEILTEMMESAIEGLRRASVDRLVWTGGAGGLHVGPETRLIESEEFPDEWEPVARAAIDAFEILSDADDLEWTYLAPAAMIEPGERTGEYRTAAGELVADEEGDSYITMEDFAIAFADELEEANAVHTYLGTGY
- a CDS encoding universal stress protein; this encodes MDVAFEIDAEYIVSGGRKRSSTGKALFGSTTQSVLFEADRPIVTVMSDAEERVDPLPRGDHTRIVGWSPPAGQRARRGSQS
- a CDS encoding TetR/AcrR family transcriptional regulator, which produces MPSTHESDSSLETREAIMEATFRALSKHGSTDLRVRDIGAEFDKSRTLIHYHFDGKHDLISSFLEYLVEQYEDQPDVDETADPWEALHVRIEQCLFGPDLGAEFDHWERMKVYHELFSQAQHNDRHREAFNEHYDEIRENIARVLRIGIEQGEFREVDVADMAQLITDVIHAARARKISLGHDDAPEQALRAVDEFVLPALRPQPARDD